One window of the Kallotenue papyrolyticum genome contains the following:
- a CDS encoding helical backbone metal receptor: protein MLTRRYVDALGREVVVPHAPRRIVSLVPSLTEWLFAIGAGERVVGVTDFCLHPAAGVAGKTRVRGTKNPDRAAIMALQPDLVIANREENRERDVRALAQAGLAVYVTDVRSVAGAIATLAELARIVDASAAAEPLVAEMRAALDDLRQLPLARPRVLVPIWRDPWMVIGADTYAHDLLTCCGAFNLGAQLSGRYPRVPLEALAALQPDLILLPSEPYRFSPADLPALRAVWQGPVAFVDGELLTWYGPRLPQALRVFRALLQAAAVGHASSATTS, encoded by the coding sequence ATGCTGACGCGACGCTATGTCGATGCGCTTGGGCGCGAGGTGGTCGTGCCGCACGCGCCGCGCCGCATCGTTTCGCTGGTGCCCTCGCTGACGGAGTGGCTCTTCGCCATCGGCGCGGGCGAGCGCGTCGTGGGCGTGACCGATTTCTGCCTCCATCCGGCTGCGGGCGTGGCCGGCAAAACGCGCGTGCGGGGAACCAAAAATCCGGATCGCGCCGCGATCATGGCGCTGCAGCCCGACCTGGTGATCGCCAATCGCGAGGAGAACCGCGAGCGGGACGTGCGCGCGCTGGCGCAGGCCGGGCTGGCGGTGTACGTCACCGATGTGCGCAGCGTCGCCGGCGCGATCGCTACGCTGGCGGAACTGGCGCGCATTGTGGACGCGTCGGCGGCAGCCGAACCGCTGGTGGCCGAGATGCGCGCGGCGCTGGACGACCTGCGCCAACTACCGCTGGCGCGTCCGCGCGTGCTGGTGCCGATCTGGCGTGATCCGTGGATGGTGATCGGCGCCGATACTTATGCTCACGATCTGCTGACGTGCTGCGGCGCGTTCAACCTGGGCGCCCAGTTGTCGGGTCGCTACCCACGGGTGCCGCTCGAGGCGCTGGCCGCGCTGCAGCCAGACCTGATCCTGCTGCCCTCGGAGCCGTACCGCTTCAGCCCGGCCGATCTGCCGGCGCTGCGCGCCGTGTGGCAGGGCCCGGTCGCCTTTGTGGATGGCGAGCTGCTGACCTGGTATGGGCCGCGGCTGCCGCAGGCGCTGCGCGTGTTCCGGGCGCTGCTGCAGGCGGCTGCCGTAGGCCACGCCTCGTCCGCGACGACGTCCTGA
- a CDS encoding anti-sigma factor antagonist (This anti-anti-sigma factor, or anti-sigma factor antagonist, belongs to a family that includes characterized members SpoIIAA, RsbV, RsfA, and RsfB.), which translates to MAVRTITLQATFDLLAMISEFVVEGAQAAGLDEHAVWEVQLATDEAVTNVIQHSYAGAAGPLTIQTEVRNGAFVVTLIDHGRPFDPDAVPEPDLVSPLEERRTGGLGLYLMRKLMDRVEFSFEPDRNILQMSKRLRTMPYHVVTPRGRIDASTAARLSNAVREAMAAGHRRIIVDLRDVTFLSSSGLRALLLLARELRKEDGDLVLCAPQPQVAEVFHLTGFDQIFALHHTREEAASALNDRP; encoded by the coding sequence ATGGCCGTCCGAACGATCACGTTGCAGGCTACCTTCGATTTGCTGGCGATGATCAGCGAGTTCGTGGTGGAGGGCGCGCAGGCGGCCGGGTTGGATGAACATGCCGTCTGGGAGGTGCAACTGGCCACCGACGAGGCGGTGACCAATGTGATCCAGCATTCGTATGCCGGTGCGGCCGGGCCGCTCACGATCCAGACCGAGGTGCGCAATGGCGCGTTCGTCGTCACGCTGATCGACCATGGACGGCCCTTCGATCCCGATGCAGTACCCGAGCCCGACCTGGTCTCGCCGTTGGAAGAGCGCCGCACCGGCGGGCTGGGCCTGTACCTGATGCGCAAGCTCATGGATCGAGTTGAGTTCAGCTTCGAACCAGATCGCAATATTCTGCAGATGAGCAAACGCTTGCGGACGATGCCCTACCATGTTGTCACGCCGCGCGGGCGGATCGATGCCTCGACGGCGGCGCGGCTGAGCAACGCGGTACGCGAGGCCATGGCTGCCGGTCACCGGCGCATCATCGTCGATCTGCGCGATGTCACCTTTCTCTCGAGCAGTGGGCTGCGCGCGCTGTTGTTGCTGGCCCGCGAGCTGCGCAAGGAGGATGGCGATTTGGTGCTGTGCGCGCCACAGCCGCAGGTCGCCGAGGTCTTCCACCTCACCGGTTTCGATCAGATTTTCGCCCTGCATCATACGCGCGAGGAGGCTGCCTCCGCGCTCAATGATCGTCCATGA
- a CDS encoding alkaline phosphatase family protein, with product MLDARFVKPRYGGQCFADLPATISAWLTGQGTPALDATLTAGLPSRFETVILLFLDACGWRFVEPRLSRTPLLQASAAGGRCALITAQFPSTTAAHVTTIHSGLPVGQSGIFEWFYYEPRLDALIAPLMFSFAGDQRRETLRAAGIDPQQVFPAGQPTLYERLRDAGVESFVFQPREVAFSTPSRLATRGATVSAFRTLAEGLTNLRLRVEQQQGQGPAYCFLYYPAFDALAHEYGPDAPQAQAELEMALWLIEETLRRPLDGHLRNALLVITADHGQVEVDPRTTIYLNREPALRGIERWLRTDQHGRPLVPAGSARDMFLYIRPELLDEAQAWLSERLAGRAVVARVAELIAAGYFGPPPVCAELPPRAGDLVILPFAGESVWWYEQDRFEQGFYGHHGGLTAAEMEIPLLLYPFGA from the coding sequence ATGCTTGACGCACGCTTCGTCAAACCGCGCTACGGTGGCCAATGCTTCGCCGATCTGCCGGCGACGATCAGCGCCTGGCTCACCGGCCAGGGCACGCCCGCGCTCGACGCGACGCTGACGGCGGGCCTGCCCAGCCGCTTCGAGACGGTGATCCTGCTGTTTCTGGATGCCTGCGGCTGGCGCTTCGTGGAGCCGCGTCTCAGCCGCACGCCGCTGCTGCAGGCCAGCGCTGCGGGTGGCCGCTGCGCGCTGATCACCGCGCAGTTTCCCTCGACCACCGCTGCGCATGTGACCACGATCCACAGTGGCCTGCCGGTGGGCCAGAGCGGCATCTTCGAGTGGTTCTACTACGAGCCACGCCTGGACGCGCTGATCGCGCCCTTGATGTTCTCGTTCGCCGGCGATCAGCGCCGCGAAACGTTGCGCGCCGCCGGGATCGACCCCCAGCAGGTCTTTCCCGCCGGGCAGCCAACGCTCTATGAACGCCTGCGCGACGCGGGCGTGGAGTCGTTCGTCTTCCAGCCGCGCGAGGTCGCCTTTTCGACGCCTTCGCGTCTGGCAACGCGCGGCGCGACGGTGAGCGCCTTCCGTACCCTGGCCGAGGGGCTGACCAACCTGCGCCTGCGCGTCGAGCAGCAGCAGGGACAGGGACCGGCCTACTGCTTCCTGTACTACCCTGCCTTCGATGCGCTGGCGCACGAGTATGGTCCCGACGCGCCCCAGGCGCAGGCCGAGCTGGAGATGGCGCTGTGGCTGATCGAAGAGACGCTGCGCCGGCCACTGGACGGACACCTGCGCAACGCGCTGCTGGTGATCACCGCCGATCACGGTCAGGTGGAGGTCGATCCGCGCACGACGATCTACCTCAACCGCGAGCCGGCGTTGCGCGGCATCGAGCGCTGGCTACGCACCGACCAGCATGGTCGCCCACTCGTGCCCGCCGGCTCGGCGCGCGACATGTTTCTGTACATCCGGCCCGAGCTGCTGGACGAAGCCCAGGCCTGGCTGAGCGAACGGCTCGCCGGGCGGGCGGTGGTCGCGCGCGTGGCCGAGCTGATCGCGGCAGGCTACTTCGGCCCGCCGCCGGTGTGCGCCGAGTTGCCGCCGCGCGCCGGCGACCTGGTGATCCTGCCCTTCGCGGGTGAGAGCGTCTGGTGGTACGAACAGGATCGCTTTGAGCAGGGGTTTTACGGCCATCATGGCGGGCTGACCGCGGCGGAGATGGAGATTCCGCTGCTGTTGTATCCCTTTGGAGCATGA
- the trxB gene encoding thioredoxin-disulfide reductase, with the protein MHYRVLIIGSGPAGLTAALYAARANLNPVVIRGLQPGGLIATTDEVENYPGFPDAINGFDLADKMEKQAARFGTTYIDGIVEAVELRERPFRVTLDSGETHTADVVIIATGASPRKLGVPGENEFANRGVSYCAVCDGFFFRDKRMVVVGGGNSAVEEGLFLTRFASEVVVVHRRDQLRADPIIQQRAFNNPKMRFIWDTVVTEILGDGKVTGVRLRNLKTGAEEVLPTDAVFPYIGHIPNTGLFVGQVAMDENGYILTDGRTRTNIPGVFAAGDVVDHIYRQAITAAADGCKAAMEASWYLDNLDAQAVGAETAAEGLGQW; encoded by the coding sequence ATGCACTACCGAGTGTTGATCATCGGCTCCGGTCCGGCCGGCCTGACGGCGGCGCTCTACGCGGCGCGCGCCAATCTCAATCCCGTGGTGATCCGTGGTCTGCAACCGGGCGGCCTGATCGCCACCACCGACGAGGTGGAGAACTACCCCGGCTTCCCCGACGCAATCAATGGCTTTGACCTGGCCGATAAGATGGAGAAACAGGCGGCGCGCTTCGGCACGACCTACATCGACGGCATCGTCGAGGCGGTCGAACTGCGCGAGCGTCCCTTCCGTGTGACGCTCGACTCGGGCGAGACGCACACCGCCGACGTCGTGATCATCGCCACAGGCGCCTCGCCGCGCAAACTGGGCGTGCCCGGCGAGAACGAGTTCGCCAACCGTGGCGTCTCCTACTGCGCGGTGTGTGACGGCTTCTTCTTTCGCGACAAGCGCATGGTTGTGGTCGGCGGCGGCAACAGCGCCGTCGAGGAAGGGCTGTTTCTGACGCGCTTTGCCAGCGAGGTGGTGGTGGTCCATCGCCGCGATCAACTGCGCGCCGATCCGATCATCCAGCAGCGCGCCTTCAACAATCCCAAGATGCGCTTCATCTGGGATACGGTCGTCACCGAGATCCTGGGCGACGGCAAGGTCACGGGCGTGCGGCTCAGAAATCTTAAGACCGGCGCGGAAGAGGTGCTGCCTACCGACGCGGTCTTTCCCTACATCGGACACATCCCCAATACCGGCCTGTTTGTGGGGCAGGTAGCCATGGACGAGAACGGCTACATCCTCACCGACGGACGCACGCGCACCAACATACCGGGGGTGTTTGCCGCCGGCGACGTGGTTGATCACATCTATCGTCAGGCGATCACCGCTGCGGCGGACGGCTGCAAAGCCGCCATGGAAGCTTCCTGGTACCTGGACAACCTCGACGCGCAGGCGGTTGGCGCAGAAACGGCAGCCGAGGGCCTGGGGCAGTGGTAG
- a CDS encoding STAS domain-containing protein: protein MDITHRRLNRVDILSVDGRLTAAEAPQLQERFNELFREGRYRIVLDLQNLEYISSPGLRVLIEARKRAREWKLTDFDRGDVRIVNLPPRIKEVFDLTGFTSLFHIYDDVVEAVGSF, encoded by the coding sequence ATGGACATCACGCATCGTCGCCTCAACCGCGTCGATATTCTGAGCGTCGACGGGCGCTTGACGGCGGCTGAAGCGCCGCAGCTCCAGGAGCGCTTCAACGAGCTCTTCCGCGAGGGACGCTACCGCATCGTGCTCGATTTACAGAATCTGGAGTACATCAGCAGTCCGGGCCTGCGCGTGCTGATCGAAGCGCGCAAGCGGGCGCGTGAATGGAAGCTGACCGACTTCGATCGCGGCGATGTGCGGATCGTCAACCTGCCGCCACGCATCAAAGAGGTCTTCGATCTGACGGGCTTCACCTCACTGTTTCATATCTACGATGACGTTGTCGAAGCGGTTGGCAGCTTCTAA
- a CDS encoding NUDIX hydrolase, with the protein MSDIDTFISEQLTSISRRFGAPQYHRVILPVASFFDPLGKDDRYGEVCMVIRRPDGDLITARKRYYPTGIYRLLTGGIRHGEPILDALAREAREETGLEVETRRFLAAIDYRAREQRTQQVRRFVTFVFLLDEVDGTLGCVDPEEELESFGLIVVDDLPELVRRLEALPPDEDARIGGRWRDWGRFRAVAHRLVYDLLRAAGS; encoded by the coding sequence ATGAGCGATATTGATACCTTTATCAGCGAACAGCTGACGAGCATCAGCCGGCGCTTTGGCGCGCCGCAGTACCATCGTGTGATCCTGCCGGTGGCATCATTCTTCGATCCCCTGGGCAAGGATGATCGCTACGGCGAGGTATGCATGGTGATCCGCCGTCCCGACGGCGATCTGATCACGGCGCGCAAGCGCTACTACCCGACGGGCATCTACCGCCTGCTGACCGGCGGCATCCGCCACGGCGAGCCGATCCTGGACGCGCTTGCACGCGAAGCACGCGAAGAGACCGGGCTGGAGGTGGAGACGCGCCGTTTTCTGGCGGCGATCGACTACCGCGCGCGCGAGCAGCGCACCCAGCAGGTGCGCCGCTTCGTTACCTTTGTCTTCCTGCTGGACGAGGTGGACGGCACGCTGGGCTGCGTCGATCCCGAGGAGGAGCTGGAGAGCTTTGGCCTGATCGTGGTGGACGATCTGCCCGAACTGGTGCGCCGCCTGGAAGCGTTACCCCCCGACGAGGATGCGCGGATCGGCGGCCGCTGGCGCGACTGGGGCCGCTTCCGCGCCGTGGCGCACCGGCTGGTCTATGATCTGCTGCGCGCCGCCGGAAGCTGA
- a CDS encoding NAD(P)/FAD-dependent oxidoreductase, whose translation MSVGLWQAPQPGDHDTHADVAIIGAGIIGAYLALRLGERGRRTVVLEARHVAGGATGRNAGLLLTGVAHSYVAALQLYGRAATRELWSITVRNREAMIGWATRLGTPVRRCGSYILACTARQAEELRASAALMREDGFQAEWFDHDPLGRGFLCALGNPQDGAIQPALLTAAMIRQSGAQVREASEVYALESQADGVLVRARGGAVLAQQVILATNAWTPLLVPEFAELIVPGRGQVLATAPAPRVLERVCYCDDGFEYFQQLPDGRLVLGGYRNLAFEQERTYADHTTPLIQDALEEFLRRHFPELADTPIERRWAGTMAFTPDSLPLIGRLRRDERIAFVMACNGHGLGLGITVADELLRLLEGTGDGGMFAARRLMQEAFL comes from the coding sequence ATGAGCGTTGGACTCTGGCAAGCGCCCCAACCGGGCGATCACGACACGCACGCCGATGTGGCAATCATCGGCGCGGGCATCATTGGCGCCTACCTGGCGCTGCGCCTCGGCGAACGGGGCAGGCGCACGGTGGTGCTGGAGGCGCGGCACGTCGCCGGCGGCGCGACTGGCCGCAATGCTGGGCTACTGTTGACCGGTGTGGCGCACTCCTACGTCGCGGCGCTGCAGCTGTATGGCCGCGCCGCGACGCGTGAGCTCTGGAGCATCACCGTGCGCAACCGCGAAGCGATGATCGGCTGGGCGACGCGGCTGGGCACGCCCGTGCGCCGCTGTGGCAGCTACATCCTGGCCTGCACGGCGCGCCAGGCCGAGGAGCTGCGCGCCTCGGCGGCGCTGATGCGCGAGGATGGCTTCCAAGCGGAATGGTTCGATCACGACCCGCTCGGTCGCGGCTTTCTCTGCGCGCTCGGCAATCCGCAGGACGGCGCGATCCAGCCGGCGCTGTTGACAGCGGCGATGATCCGGCAGAGCGGCGCGCAGGTGCGCGAGGCCAGCGAAGTCTATGCGCTGGAGTCGCAAGCCGATGGCGTGCTGGTGCGCGCGCGCGGCGGCGCGGTGCTGGCCCAGCAGGTGATCCTGGCGACCAACGCCTGGACGCCGCTGCTCGTGCCGGAGTTTGCCGAGCTGATCGTACCGGGGCGTGGGCAGGTGCTGGCGACCGCGCCCGCGCCGCGCGTCTTGGAACGCGTCTGCTACTGCGACGACGGCTTCGAGTACTTCCAGCAGTTGCCGGATGGACGCTTGGTACTGGGCGGCTACCGCAACCTGGCCTTTGAGCAGGAGCGCACCTATGCCGATCACACCACGCCGCTGATCCAGGACGCGCTGGAGGAGTTTCTGCGCCGCCACTTTCCGGAGCTGGCCGACACGCCGATCGAGCGGCGCTGGGCGGGCACGATGGCCTTCACGCCGGACAGCCTGCCGCTGATCGGGCGGCTGCGCCGCGACGAACGCATCGCTTTTGTGATGGCCTGCAACGGACATGGCCTGGGCCTGGGCATCACCGTCGCCGACGAACTGCTACGGCTGCTCGAGGGCACGGGCGATGGCGGCATGTTCGCCGCGCGGCGCCTCATGCAGGAGGCTTTTTTGTGA
- a CDS encoding exonuclease domain-containing protein produces MFRRRPSPLPAVQAYLATPRPDARLPWRAARYAVLDVETGGLDPRRAALLAVGLVEIADGRIRLERAWRSHIRPPADLPLAPEAIRIHGLLRSELAGAPSLTEVLLALLPRLAGCVLVVHVAALDVRFLDRALQAAFGIRLRGPVLDTARLAQALQRNARFTEGRAAEPDPPNLALRTLAERAGLPVYPEHDALNDALTTAQLFLSQAVRLEQQGASRLSHLLRAGACRR; encoded by the coding sequence ATGTTTCGTCGTCGCCCATCGCCGCTGCCCGCAGTCCAGGCGTACCTGGCAACGCCGCGTCCTGATGCGCGCCTGCCCTGGCGCGCGGCACGCTACGCCGTGCTGGATGTCGAAACCGGCGGCTTGGATCCGCGCCGCGCCGCGCTGCTGGCAGTCGGGCTGGTCGAGATCGCCGATGGACGCATCCGGCTCGAACGCGCTTGGAGGAGTCACATCCGGCCGCCCGCCGATCTGCCCCTCGCTCCCGAAGCGATCCGCATCCATGGCTTGCTGCGCAGCGAGCTGGCCGGCGCTCCCTCCCTGACCGAGGTGCTGCTCGCGCTGCTGCCACGCCTTGCCGGGTGCGTGCTGGTGGTGCATGTTGCGGCGCTCGATGTGCGTTTTCTGGATCGCGCGCTTCAGGCCGCCTTTGGCATTCGGCTGCGCGGTCCGGTGCTCGACACCGCGCGGCTGGCGCAGGCGCTTCAGCGCAACGCGCGCTTCACCGAAGGCCGTGCCGCCGAGCCCGACCCGCCGAATCTGGCGCTGCGGACGCTGGCCGAGCGCGCCGGACTGCCGGTCTATCCCGAACACGATGCGCTCAACGACGCGCTGACCACGGCGCAGCTCTTTCTGTCACAGGCTGTGCGCCTCGAACAGCAGGGCGCTAGCCGCCTGAGCCACCTATTGCGCGCGGGTGCTTGCCGGCGCTGA
- a CDS encoding sensory rhodopsin transducer produces MRAIGHRLWAIPGGWIPLGSTGHEPEYTSYDQVCVLNTGDQDAHLAITIFYADREPVGPYHLTVPARRTRHVRFNDLIDPEAIPLETAYASVIEADVPVVVQFNRQDTRQAANAIASAIAFAADDKACT; encoded by the coding sequence ATGCGCGCGATCGGTCATAGGCTTTGGGCCATTCCCGGCGGCTGGATTCCGCTGGGCAGCACCGGTCACGAACCGGAGTATACGAGCTACGATCAGGTTTGCGTGCTCAACACGGGCGATCAGGACGCGCACCTGGCCATCACGATCTTTTATGCCGATCGTGAGCCGGTAGGGCCGTACCATCTAACTGTACCGGCACGGCGGACGCGGCACGTACGCTTCAATGACCTGATCGATCCGGAAGCTATTCCACTGGAGACAGCTTATGCCAGTGTGATCGAAGCGGATGTGCCGGTGGTGGTGCAGTTCAACCGGCAGGATACGCGCCAAGCGGCCAATGCCATCGCCAGCGCCATCGCGTTTGCTGCCGATGACAAGGCGTGCACGTGA
- a CDS encoding DUF4260 domain-containing protein codes for MAQASTKRGPADGLPINRPAWLLRGEGAALLALALILYRQTGASWLLFALVLFVPDLARLGYLAGPRLGAIAYNTLHTTILPLLLLGWGGLDRSPPPLLAAVALVWLAHIGMDRALGYGLKYPHAFTATHLQRV; via the coding sequence ATGGCTCAGGCATCCACCAAGCGCGGGCCGGCGGACGGGCTGCCGATCAACCGACCGGCCTGGCTGTTGCGTGGCGAGGGCGCAGCGCTGCTGGCGCTAGCGCTGATCCTGTACCGACAGACCGGCGCAAGCTGGCTGCTGTTCGCGCTGGTGCTGTTCGTCCCCGATCTGGCCAGGCTGGGCTACCTGGCCGGACCACGCCTCGGGGCCATCGCGTACAACACGCTGCATACGACGATCTTGCCCCTGTTGCTGTTGGGCTGGGGCGGCCTCGATCGTAGCCCGCCGCCGTTGCTGGCCGCCGTCGCGCTGGTCTGGCTGGCGCACATCGGCATGGACCGCGCGCTGGGCTACGGCCTCAAATATCCACACGCCTTTACGGCCACCCATTTGCAACGTGTTTGA
- a CDS encoding DUF2721 domain-containing protein → MITPAVLISACSSLILATSQRLNRVIERARSLIGQVEELARQSVDGEELHARRLFFFRQLGRAARRARYLQRAMISLYLALGIFVATSVAIAITALINLAYAWIPIMLGLVGISLLLMASLFLIAESRVALAAVDDEMDWAARISRRFAPPEAL, encoded by the coding sequence ATGATCACACCGGCGGTGCTGATCTCGGCCTGTAGCTCGCTGATCTTGGCAACATCACAACGTCTAAATCGCGTCATTGAGCGCGCGCGTAGCTTGATAGGGCAGGTCGAGGAGCTGGCCCGCCAGAGCGTGGATGGCGAGGAGCTGCACGCCCGCCGGTTGTTTTTCTTTCGTCAGCTTGGCCGCGCCGCTCGGCGCGCCCGCTACCTCCAGCGCGCCATGATCAGTCTGTATCTGGCACTGGGGATCTTTGTGGCGACGAGCGTCGCTATCGCCATTACTGCACTGATCAACCTGGCCTACGCCTGGATCCCGATCATGCTTGGGCTTGTCGGTATCAGCCTGTTGTTGATGGCCAGCCTGTTCCTGATCGCCGAGTCGCGGGTGGCGCTGGCCGCCGTCGATGACGAGATGGACTGGGCGGCGCGCATCAGTCGTCGGTTCGCGCCGCCCGAGGCGCTGTAG
- a CDS encoding D-arabinono-1,4-lactone oxidase, which translates to MHHEYSNWSGSMRFRPRQVVRPESEAELVEIMRRAYADGRALRVVGAGHSSSPLVATDDLLISPERLTGILWHDNARREALVGAGMRLKDLGQALHELGLALENYGDVNTQMIAGAISTGTHGSGKRLRNLETHVIGVRMVTVTGAIVEWDAQCQPDLVRAARVSLGTLGIFTALKLRLFATFQLHRRDYCTHIDTCLAHLDQLAEEHRNLDFYWYPRSDEVKIRTLHPPGEEPPPLSYARCVTDEVAWSHTIIPRERTLKFDEMEYLLPAEAGVACFQEVRRRIKERWRRIVGWRVLYRFIAADDALLSPAYERDSVAISIHQNNTLPYQDYFNDIEPIFRAYGGRPHWGKKHSLRATDLRRLYPAWDQFQQIRRMLDPEGCLLNPYLRDLLEDESPAGEGAVYARDRS; encoded by the coding sequence ATGCACCATGAATACTCCAACTGGTCGGGGAGCATGCGCTTCAGGCCCCGTCAGGTTGTGCGGCCGGAGAGCGAAGCAGAGCTGGTTGAGATCATGCGTCGCGCATATGCGGATGGGCGGGCGCTCCGTGTGGTCGGTGCGGGACACTCCTCGTCGCCGCTGGTAGCGACCGACGATCTGCTGATCTCGCCGGAGCGCCTGACCGGCATTCTCTGGCACGACAATGCGCGGCGGGAAGCGCTTGTGGGCGCCGGTATGCGCCTTAAAGATCTTGGACAGGCGCTGCACGAGCTGGGACTGGCGCTGGAGAACTACGGCGATGTCAACACGCAGATGATTGCCGGCGCGATCAGCACCGGCACGCATGGTTCCGGCAAACGCCTGCGCAACCTGGAAACCCATGTCATCGGCGTACGCATGGTGACCGTGACGGGCGCGATCGTCGAGTGGGATGCGCAATGCCAGCCCGATCTGGTGCGCGCCGCACGCGTGTCGCTTGGCACGCTGGGCATATTTACGGCTTTGAAGCTGCGCTTATTTGCGACGTTCCAGCTTCATCGCCGCGACTACTGCACGCACATCGATACCTGTCTGGCGCATCTCGATCAACTGGCCGAGGAACATCGCAACCTTGATTTCTACTGGTATCCGCGTAGCGATGAAGTCAAGATCAGAACGTTGCATCCGCCCGGCGAGGAACCGCCACCGCTGTCGTATGCGCGCTGTGTCACCGATGAGGTCGCGTGGAGTCATACGATTATCCCGCGTGAGCGTACCCTGAAGTTTGACGAGATGGAATATCTTCTGCCGGCCGAGGCCGGTGTGGCCTGCTTTCAGGAGGTGCGCCGTCGCATCAAGGAACGCTGGCGACGCATTGTCGGTTGGCGGGTATTGTACCGCTTCATCGCCGCAGACGATGCCCTGCTGAGCCCGGCGTATGAGCGTGATAGTGTGGCGATCTCGATCCACCAGAACAATACCTTGCCCTACCAGGACTATTTCAATGACATCGAGCCAATCTTTCGCGCCTATGGCGGCCGTCCGCACTGGGGCAAGAAACATTCGCTCCGCGCCACCGACCTGCGGCGCTTGTATCCGGCCTGGGATCAGTTCCAACAGATCCGTCGCATGCTGGATCCTGAGGGATGTTTGCTCAACCCCTACCTACGAGACCTGCTAGAGGATGAGTCGCCTGCAGGCGAGGGAGCAGTGTATGCGCGCGATCGGTCATAG
- a CDS encoding acyl-CoA dehydrogenase family protein, which produces MLDPLAIYDTPRLGDWLALADELATRFAARAPQHDRDGTFPFANFDDLRAAQLHLLPLPQRYGGWGATLLEATRVIERLARGDGATALVFAMHVQVLGSLGEQRAWDERRFAAFAREVVERGALINSCATEPELGSPSRGGLPNTRARRVEDGWRISGHKTFASGIPVLTHVLIPAVLEDEPEGTVGVFLVPTDRPGLRVEPTWEVMGMRATASHDLLLEDVPVAAEDLVQRRLPGASDPGRVIGGAWFGMVVAATYLGIAAAARDAALAFARERRPTALAGRAIATLEPIQRLAGACEAHLLTARALLYATAAVWEQRPEERAQLMSHIGLCKTIATTRAVEATDLALRIVGGQAMSHRLPLERLFRDVRAGLFHPPTEETALAALGRALLE; this is translated from the coding sequence ATGCTCGATCCATTAGCGATCTACGATACGCCGCGCCTGGGCGACTGGCTGGCGCTCGCTGATGAGCTGGCGACGCGCTTTGCCGCGCGCGCGCCGCAGCACGATCGCGACGGCACTTTTCCCTTTGCCAACTTCGACGACCTGCGCGCGGCGCAGTTGCACCTGCTGCCGCTGCCGCAGCGCTACGGCGGTTGGGGCGCGACGCTGCTCGAAGCCACGCGGGTGATCGAACGGCTGGCGCGCGGCGATGGCGCTACGGCGCTGGTCTTCGCCATGCACGTGCAGGTGCTGGGCTCGCTCGGCGAGCAGCGCGCCTGGGACGAGCGCCGCTTTGCCGCCTTTGCGCGCGAGGTGGTCGAGCGCGGCGCGTTGATCAACTCATGTGCCACCGAGCCGGAACTGGGCAGCCCGTCGCGTGGTGGCCTGCCCAACACCCGCGCGCGGCGTGTGGAGGATGGCTGGCGCATCTCCGGCCACAAAACCTTCGCCAGCGGCATCCCCGTCCTGACACATGTGCTGATCCCGGCGGTGCTGGAGGACGAGCCGGAAGGAACGGTGGGCGTGTTTCTGGTGCCGACCGATCGGCCCGGCCTGCGCGTCGAGCCGACCTGGGAGGTGATGGGCATGCGCGCCACCGCCTCGCACGATCTGCTGCTGGAGGACGTGCCGGTGGCAGCCGAGGACCTGGTGCAGCGGCGTCTGCCCGGCGCGAGCGATCCGGGACGCGTGATCGGCGGCGCGTGGTTCGGTATGGTGGTGGCGGCGACCTACTTGGGCATTGCCGCGGCGGCCCGTGATGCGGCGTTGGCCTTTGCCCGCGAACGCCGTCCAACCGCGCTGGCAGGGCGCGCCATTGCGACGCTGGAGCCGATCCAGCGCCTGGCCGGCGCGTGCGAGGCACACCTGCTCACGGCGCGCGCGCTGCTCTACGCCACCGCCGCAGTTTGGGAGCAGCGGCCCGAAGAGCGCGCGCAGCTGATGAGCCATATCGGGCTGTGCAAAACCATCGCTACGACGCGCGCCGTGGAGGCGACCGACCTGGCGCTGCGCATCGTCGGCGGACAGGCAATGAGCCACCGCCTGCCCCTGGAGCGGCTCTTCCGCGACGTGCGCGCCGGCCTCTTCCACCCGCCGACCGAGGAGACGGCCCTGGCCGCCTTGGGACGCGCGCTGCTGGAATAG